The following DNA comes from Candidatus Nitrosotalea okcheonensis.
ACTAATCTTTCAGGAGCAAATCTTGTAGGTGCACAATTGGCTGGCGCTAGCGTCAACTCTGTAGTTTTGTCTGGTGCAAAATTGGACGGAATTACCGCACAAAATATGGACTTTTATCATGCCACTCTCGTCGGAGCAGATTTTCAAGGTGCAAATCTACAGGGTTCTGCATTTGGCTCTGTTAATTTTCAAAATGCTAATTTCACAGGTGCAAATCTCTCAGGTATTAGGGCAATAACATCAAGTTTTACAAATGTTAATCTTTCAAAAGCGGACTTGTCAAATGCAAACTTGCGCGCCTCTGATCTTACAGGTGCAAACCTATCTGACACAAATCTTCAATACGCGGATATTTCATACGCCATTTTAGCTGGTGCGGATCTTACTGGAGCTAATGTAAGTGGACTTGCTACTGCAGGCACTGATCGTTCTTGTCATGGAAGTCCAATCTGTCACTAGTAGTTTTAATTAGTTGAAATTATTATATAAAGTAAATTCTATATCTACATAGTATGTTTAAAAATTTGAACAGTCAATAGGAAATTGATTTGATTTGTATGAAAACGATTCTGCAGTTTACGTATTGTTGTATGTGTAAAATTTTGTAGTTTACGTTTTTTTAGGACATATTTTTATACAAAGATTTCACAGCTTGTTTGTGCAAATAGTATTACTCCTACCAAATTTTGTAATACTATCATGTACATTTTTTGGAGGTTTCTCATAATGGATGTGTGGCCTTTTGTATTTTTATCAATTCCAACTATGGTTATTTTGGGATTACGCCATGGGGTAGATATTGATCATATAACAGCTATCGATAATCTTGTTCGATTACATAATGCTATGAAGAAGTCACGATGGATAGGAGCTTCATTCAGTTCCGGTCATATGACATCCGTGTTAGTAGAAATGATCTTTATCATATACCTAGTTGGCGGGTTCATTAATCTTAACAATTTAGCATTTTGGGGAGGAATAATTGGAGCAATTGCTCTTGGAACAATAGCGGTAGTAAATATTTACTCTATGAAGAGATGGGGTAAAAGCAGCTCTGCGATACTTGCAAGTAGAATCTTGTCTAAAACTGGTATGCTGGGTACTTCCGGTTCGGCATTTGTTACAGGTCTTGTATTTGGATTAGGTTTTGATACTGCAACACAGATATCAGCGATCAGCTTATCAGCTGTAGCTTCTGCAACAATGGGAGTTCAAGTGGCACTATTCCTTGCGGGATTTTTTGCATTAGGGATGATTCCAATTGATACTCTTGATAGTGTATTGCTAAGATCTGCACTTTCTAAGATATTCCATACCAAAGGATTTCGATACATGTCATATGCTCTTAGTGGGGTTGCACTACTTGTAGCCACGGGTGAATCCTATGGAATACTGATGCATGTAGATGTTCTGCCTGTGTGGGTAGGTGCTACATTGGCCGCAGGAATCATTTTGACATCATTTGCATATGGATTTGCTACGCGAAAGGGTGGAGTAAACATATCTCAATCTCCTAAACCTTTGTAGATTCCTGTCCTTCTCTTGCAATAAGATGAATACCAAACAGTATAATTGCAATGGCAATTAACTGATATGTACCAATAGGCTCATGCAAGAATATTGTTGCAAAGACAAGACCGAATATTGATGATGTAGAAAAAATTAGTATTGTTCTTACTGTTCCTATTCGCTTAAGGCTGTGCAAAAAGAAATAAAGTGAAAATCCAAAACCTAGAATTCCGAGAAAAAGAATATTTGGGATTTCTGAAGGTGTTATGTTGGTGGGTATCTTTGATAACAGTACAGTAACAAAGAGTATGCCGCCCTGATTATGGATCTTAGTCGAACTAATCTTGAGATGTCTACTCTGTGAGAGACAATTCTGCTTAGATTATTATCTAATGCGTAACATATGGCAGCTGAAAG
Coding sequences within:
- a CDS encoding pentapeptide repeat-containing protein: MKTSSKNASLLWAGTIAVLLLVVISGNSVSTFSVYADSGYVGSNTQTAKSCSGKPSQNTDWSNCDLHGVDLSFLNLSGINLSGANLQGANLYGTNLSGANLVGAQLAGASVNSVVLSGAKLDGITAQNMDFYHATLVGADFQGANLQGSAFGSVNFQNANFTGANLSGIRAITSSFTNVNLSKADLSNANLRASDLTGANLSDTNLQYADISYAILAGADLTGANVSGLATAGTDRSCHGSPICH
- a CDS encoding HoxN/HupN/NixA family nickel/cobalt transporter, which codes for MDVWPFVFLSIPTMVILGLRHGVDIDHITAIDNLVRLHNAMKKSRWIGASFSSGHMTSVLVEMIFIIYLVGGFINLNNLAFWGGIIGAIALGTIAVVNIYSMKRWGKSSSAILASRILSKTGMLGTSGSAFVTGLVFGLGFDTATQISAISLSAVASATMGVQVALFLAGFFALGMIPIDTLDSVLLRSALSKIFHTKGFRYMSYALSGVALLVATGESYGILMHVDVLPVWVGATLAAGIILTSFAYGFATRKGGVNISQSPKPL
- a CDS encoding EamA family transporter, which codes for MSSTKIHNQGGILFVTVLLSKIPTNITPSEIPNILFLGILGFGFSLYFFLHSLKRIGTVRTILIFSTSSIFGLVFATIFLHEPIGTYQLIAIAIILFGIHLIAREGQESTKV